From the Anoplopoma fimbria isolate UVic2021 breed Golden Eagle Sablefish chromosome 14, Afim_UVic_2022, whole genome shotgun sequence genome, one window contains:
- the arrdc3b gene encoding LOW QUALITY PROTEIN: arrestin domain-containing protein 3b (The sequence of the model RefSeq protein was modified relative to this genomic sequence to represent the inferred CDS: inserted 1 base in 1 codon) encodes MVLGKVRALAVHFDSLNQNNLPAFSGGDVVCGRAVVEVSGDVRVRSLEVTARGXAKVRWTESRNAGANTAYTQNYTEEVEYLHHRDTLIGEERDEDAPEEGLTVLHAGLHEFAFSFNLPQMALATSFEGKHGSVRYWVKAELHRPWLLPVKVKKEFIVFEHIDINTPLLLAPQAGTKEKTLCCWFCASGPISLSAKIERKGYTPGESIQIFAEVENCSSRVVVPKAALYQTQTFFAKGKGKQIQQLVSNLRGDPLPQGKSQSWEGKLLKIPPVSPSILDCPIIRVEYALVVYVDVPGGLNLSLSLPLVIGTIPLHACTTRTSSISSNCSTLSWLGLSERPEAPPSYGDLAISESHRRECLHGCDRSDGEAEEAGSLLPYITEFRYLPPPLYSEVDPYPDPLEVCSPADLRRPDTCPSR; translated from the exons atGGTGCTGGGTAAAGTCAGGGCCCTGGCCGTGCACTTTGACAGCCTGAACCAGAACAACCTGCCCGCGTTCTCCGGCGGGGACGTGGTGTGCGGCCGCGCCGTGGTGGAGGTCAGCGGGGACGTGCGCGTCCGCAGCCTGGAGGTCACTGCGCGGG TCGCCAAGGTGCGCTGGACCGAGTCGAGGAACGCAGGGGCCAACACGGCGTACACCCAGAACTAcaccgaggaggtggagtaccTGCACCACAGGGACACGCTGAtcggagaggagagag atGAGGACGCTCCAGAGGAAGGTCTCACTGTTCTGCACGCCGGATTACACGAGTTTGCCTTCAGCTTCAACCTGCCTCAGAT GGCTCTGGCCACGTCCTTTGAGGGTAAACATGGCAGCGTGAGGTACTGGGTGAAGGCTGAACTGCACCGTCCATGGCTGCTGCCGGTCAAAGTGAAGAAAGAGTTCATTGTGTTCGAGCACATCGACATCAACACGCCGCTGCTGCTG GCCCCTCAGGCTGGAACCAAGGAGAAGACGCTGTGCTGCTGGTTCTGCGCTTCAGGCCCGATCTCCCTCAGCGCCAAGATAGAACGAAAGGGCTACACACCAG GCGAGTCGATCCAGATCTTCGCCGAGGTGGAGAACTGTTCGTCCCGGGTCGTGGTGCCCAAGGCCGCCCTGTACCAGACCCAGACCTTCTTCGCTAAAGGCAAGGGCAAGCAGATCCAGCAGCTGGTGTCCAACCTGAGGGGGGACCCTCTACCTCAGGGGAAGAGCCAGAGCTGGGAGGGCAAACTGCTGAAGATCCCCCCGGTGTCGCCCTCCATCCTGGACTGCCCCATCATCAGGGTGGAGTACGCACTCGTG GTGTACGTTGACGTTCCCGGCGGGTTGAACTTGTCCCTCTCGTTGCCGTTGGTGATCGGGACGATACCGCTGCACGCCTGCACCACCCGCACCTCCAGCATCAGCAGCAACTGCAGCACTCTGAGCTGGCTGGGTCTGTCGGAGAGGCCTGAGG CGCCGCCCAGCTACGGTGATCTGGCGATATCAGAGTCTCACAGGCGGGAGTGTCTGCACGGCTGCGATAGGTCGGACGGGGAGGCCGAGGAGGCGGGCTCTCTGCTCCCTTACATCACAGAGTTCAGATATCTGCCCCCCCCTCTCTACTCTGAG GTGGATCCGTACCCCGACCCCCTGGAGGTGTGCTCGCCCGCTGACCTCCGGAGACCCGACACGTGTCCGTCCCGCTGA
- the mctp1b gene encoding multiple C2 and transmembrane domain-containing protein 1 isoform X2, with protein MAVPSSSGAPSSSDRALPSSGMYKLEIELKRGNNLAVRDRGGSSDPYVKFKLAGKEVFRSKTIHKNLNPVWEEKTTLIMDCLSDPLYVKVFDYDFGLQDDFMGSAYLYLESLEQQRTIPVTLKLEDPHHPDQDLGSLDLSVTLTPKDSPLEERRDSTHQQSMRLSELHRKSQLWRGIVSIALIEGRNLIPMDPNGLSDPYVKFRLGPQKYRSKTVPKTLSPQWREQFDLHMYEETGGILEITVWDKDTGRRDDFIGRCQMDLSTLSKERTHHRELNLEESRGVLVLLVTLTASAHVSIADLSVTPLDDPLERRDILKRYSAMKSFSNLKDVGIVQVKVMRAEGLMVADVTGKSDPFCVLELNNDRLQTHTVYKNLNPEWNKVFTFNVKDIHSVLEVTVFDEDRDRSADFLGKVAIPLLYIRNGERKSYTLKNKELTGPTKGVIYLEMDVIYNSVKAALKTVVPAEQKYIEEEPKVSKQMLQQNFNRVKRCIMVLISYGTYINSCFEWESAQRSIISFVLFVVVVWNFELYMLPMALLLLLVWNYVFSSSRETCETSMEAMFEWEAEEEDKDEKDSEPKGFMDKLYAIQDVFVSVQSALDDVASYGERIKNTVNWTVPFLSWLAIAALCSATVLLYLIPLRYLVLAWGVNKFTKKLRDPYLIDNNELLDFLSRVPSDVQVVQYRELRVDPGHSPSKRRRINPS; from the exons ATGGCGGTCCCGTCCTCCTCGGGGGCCCCGTCCTCCTCGGACCGAGCCCTCCCCAGCTCAGGGATGTACAAGCTGGAGATCGAGCTGAAGAGAGGAAACAATCTGGCCgtcagagacagaggag gcagcAGTGATCCGTACGTGAAGTTCAAGCTCGCTGGTAAAGAAGTGTTCAGAAGCAAAACCATCCACAAGAACCTCAACCCAGTGTGGGAAGAGAAGACCACTCTGATAATGGACTGTCTGAGCGACCCTCTGTATGTGAag GTGTTCGACTACGACTTCGGCCTTCAGGATGACTTCATGGGTTCAGCGTATCTTTACCTGGAGTCTCTGGAGCAGCAGAG GACGATACCTGTGACTCTGAAACTGGAGGACCCCCATCACCCGGATCAGGACCTGGGCTCTCTGGATCTGAGCGTCACCCTGACGCCTAAAGACAGTCCGTTAGAGGAGCGACGAGACTCCACG CACCAGCAGTCAATGCGTCTCTCGGAGCTTCATCGTAAATCGCAGCTCTGGCGCGGCATCGTTAGCATCGCGCTGATCGAAGGCCGGAACCTGATCCCCATGGACCCCAACGGTCTGAGCGACCCGTACGTCAAGTTCAGACTGGGACCCCAGAAGTACCGCAGCAAG ACGGTGCCGAAGACCCTGAGTCCTCAGTGGAGGGAGCAGTTTGACCTCCACATGTACGAAGAGACCGGAGGAATTCTGGAGATCACAGTGTGGGACAAAGACACCGGGAGGAGAGACGACTTCATTGGACG CTGTCAGATGGACCTCTCCACTCTGTCCAAGGAGAGAACTCACCACCGGGAGCTGAACCTGGAGGAGTCCCGGGGCGTCCTGGTGCTGCTGGTCACGCTGACGGCCTCCGCCCACGTCTCCATCGCCGACCTCTCCGTCACGCCGCTGGACGACCCGCTGGAGCGCCGCGACATCCTCAAACGCTAC AGCGCGATGAAGTCGTTCTCCAACCTCAAAGACGTCGGCATCGTCCAGGTGAAGGTGATGAGAGCCGAAGGACTCATGGTGGCAGACGTTACcg GTAAAAGTGATCCGTTCTGTGTTCTGGAGCTGAACAATGACCGACTTCAGACTCACACAGTTTACAAGAACCTGAACCCAGAGTGGAACAAAGTCTTCACCTT CAACGTTAAAGACATCCACTCAGTGTTGGAGGTGACGGTGTTTGATGAGGACAGAGACCGGAGCGCTGACTTCCTGGGAAAAGTGGCAATACCTTTATTATAT atCCGAAACGGTGAACGGAAGAGTTACACGTTGAAGAACAAAGAGCTGACGGGACCGACGAAAGGAGTCATCTACCTGGAGATGGACGTCATCTACAACTCT GTTAAAGCTGCTCTGAAGACCGTCGTTCCTGCAGAACAGAAATACATCGAGGAAGAACCAAAAGTCTCCAAGCAG ATGCTGCAGCAGAACTTTAACCGGGTGAAGAGGTGCATCATGGTCCTGATCAGCTACGGGACGTATATCAACAGCTGCTTTGAGTGGGAGTCTGCACAGAGGAGCATCATCTCCTTTGTg CTGTTCGTGGTGGTCGTGTGGAACTTCGAGCTCTACATGCTGCCAATggctcttctgctgctgctggtctggAACTACGTCTTCTCCTCGAGCAGAGAAACATGTGAAACG tCCATGGAGGCCATGTTTGAATGGGAGGCAGAAGAGGAGGATAAAGATGAGAAG GATTCGGAGCCGAAGGGCTTCATGGATAAACTGTACGCCATCCAGGACGTGTTCGTCAGCGTGCAGAGCGCTCTGGACGACGTGGCGTCGTACGGAGAGAGGATCAAGAA CACCGTGAACTGGACCGTGCCTTTCCTCAGCTGGCTGGCGATCGCTGCCTTGTGTTCGGCCACAGTTCTTCTCTACCTCATTCCTCTCAGATACCTGGTGCTGGCCTGGG GTGTGAACAAGTTCACCAAGAAGCTTCGTGATCCGTATCTGATCGACAACAACGAGCTGCTGGACTTCCTGTCCAGAGTCCCGTCTGATGTTCAAGTG GTGCAGTACCGGGAGCTGAGGGTGGACCCCGGACACAGTCCCAGCAAACGCAGGAGGATCAACCCGAGTTAG